From the genome of Sphingobacterium kitahiroshimense, one region includes:
- a CDS encoding SusC/RagA family TonB-linked outer membrane protein: MISKQLFKKGIAVVVMTGMTSVVCAQSFSGSVVSADSNLPIGGASIKVKNQATSTSSNESGKFSIPAAKGTILIISYVGYKTEEIAASGTDLVIRLQPLVSDLDEVVVIGYGVQKKKLNTGANLKVEGEDLQKRNQLNPLQALQGQAPGVSITSTSGQPGADMKVVVRGLGTIGNSGPLYVIDGVPGGDISVLNAADIQSIDVLKDAASAAIYGSQAANGVVLVTTKMGAAGKSILSFDGFTGIQNVARKAKLLNADQYKVIMNEQSLNSGASVINFDGMEGLANTSWLDHMFKDNARMDNYNIGLTGGSEKSTYAMSLNYVAQEGIVGGKDVSNYERYGFRSNSEHKLLNNFLKIGQHLNFNYIKNRGVSVGDQYSNTLRGAFSTSPLSPVYSDNGLFGSPFNDTSNSPWYNGDGNPYGSMMTNSKNSNDGQKLLADVFAEIEPIKGLKVRSLLGFNYYASEYRSFTPMYRFSIYTYNEDHTTTSQNMSKGHTLTWTNTASYDFSINSDHRFSAMVGMESLRYQGTYLSASNWNLLSQFNDFSHAYLDNTTGQAHLDEKGNVVETRTVAGKPENITRRVSYFGRMGYNYKEKYLLNATLRADASSKFSKDNRWGYFPSVSAGWVISSEDFFQDNLSAINFFKLRASWGQVGNQDIDDFQYASPISTSTGITSGNPGAHYVFGTSNNNIAGAYPSRLSNPYLTWETSEQTNIGIDAKFSNNRLDIVTDFYIKTTKDWLVTAPVLATTGTRPPFINGGDVKNTGVELAVNWSDRVNELKYNFGVNGAYNKNKVGQIPTEDGIIHGRTAMLYDNSEEFYRAENGQPIGYFWGYKTDGLFQNQAEIDAWRDAGKGVLQADVRPGDVRYVDQNGDGVINATDKVNLGVGMPSFTYGFNLGLDYKGVDFSIQAYGSVGNKIVQSYRNHANKQGNYTTRILDRWTGEGTSNTIPRVTETNVNWQFSDLYLQDGDFLRISNITLGYDLSKVLRWKFTNQIRFYVQGQNLFTFTKYDGMDPEIGYGTDGWVSGIDLGYYPRPKSVLFGLNVKF; encoded by the coding sequence ATGATAAGTAAGCAATTGTTTAAAAAGGGAATTGCCGTCGTCGTCATGACGGGCATGACCTCAGTTGTCTGTGCACAATCCTTTTCGGGATCAGTAGTTTCTGCTGATTCCAACTTGCCAATCGGGGGCGCAAGTATTAAAGTGAAAAATCAGGCAACTTCAACAAGTAGTAATGAATCTGGGAAATTTTCCATACCTGCGGCAAAAGGAACGATCTTGATCATTTCCTATGTCGGTTATAAAACAGAAGAAATTGCTGCCTCAGGTACAGATCTGGTCATTCGTTTACAACCATTGGTATCCGATCTGGATGAGGTGGTCGTCATTGGCTATGGTGTACAGAAAAAGAAATTAAATACAGGAGCAAATCTTAAAGTTGAAGGCGAAGATCTGCAAAAACGTAATCAGCTCAATCCGCTACAGGCACTTCAAGGACAGGCACCGGGTGTATCCATCACATCGACCTCAGGGCAACCGGGAGCAGACATGAAAGTTGTCGTTCGCGGTTTAGGTACAATAGGCAACTCCGGGCCATTATATGTGATCGATGGTGTGCCGGGAGGAGATATTTCGGTGTTAAATGCGGCAGATATTCAGTCGATCGATGTATTAAAAGATGCGGCATCTGCAGCCATTTACGGGTCTCAGGCTGCAAATGGGGTTGTTTTAGTGACTACAAAAATGGGGGCTGCCGGTAAAAGTATCTTGTCATTTGATGGCTTTACCGGAATTCAGAATGTAGCCCGCAAAGCAAAACTATTGAATGCCGACCAATATAAAGTCATCATGAATGAACAGTCGCTTAATTCTGGGGCCTCCGTTATCAATTTTGATGGTATGGAAGGTTTAGCCAATACCAGTTGGCTGGACCACATGTTTAAAGACAATGCCCGAATGGATAACTATAATATTGGATTAACCGGTGGATCGGAAAAGTCAACCTACGCAATGTCCTTAAATTATGTTGCACAAGAAGGGATTGTTGGGGGCAAGGATGTTTCCAACTACGAACGCTATGGCTTCCGCAGTAATTCGGAACATAAATTATTGAATAACTTTCTAAAAATAGGACAGCATCTCAATTTCAACTACATAAAAAATAGAGGTGTAAGTGTTGGCGATCAGTACAGCAATACGCTACGTGGCGCATTTAGCACATCGCCATTGTCTCCCGTCTATTCGGACAATGGTCTTTTTGGAAGTCCATTTAACGATACCTCCAATTCGCCTTGGTACAACGGAGACGGTAATCCCTATGGTAGCATGATGACCAATTCCAAGAATAGCAATGATGGTCAGAAACTGCTGGCCGATGTCTTTGCTGAAATTGAACCAATCAAGGGTTTGAAAGTCAGGTCGCTGTTGGGATTTAATTATTATGCATCCGAATACAGAAGCTTTACGCCCATGTACCGCTTTTCAATTTATACCTACAACGAAGATCATACGACAACTTCTCAGAACATGAGCAAAGGTCATACGCTGACCTGGACCAATACAGCATCCTATGATTTTAGTATCAATAGCGATCACCGGTTTTCAGCTATGGTGGGTATGGAATCATTGCGTTATCAAGGAACATATCTATCTGCTTCCAATTGGAATCTATTATCGCAGTTCAATGATTTTTCGCATGCTTACTTGGATAATACCACAGGTCAGGCGCACTTAGATGAGAAAGGTAATGTTGTAGAAACCCGCACAGTAGCTGGTAAACCGGAGAATATTACGCGCAGGGTATCTTATTTTGGACGTATGGGTTATAATTACAAAGAGAAGTATCTTTTAAATGCAACCCTAAGAGCCGATGCCTCATCCAAATTCTCCAAAGACAACCGTTGGGGTTATTTTCCTTCGGTATCCGCCGGATGGGTGATCTCTTCTGAAGATTTTTTTCAAGACAACTTAAGTGCGATAAACTTTTTTAAACTTCGAGCATCATGGGGTCAGGTAGGTAACCAAGATATCGATGATTTTCAATATGCTTCGCCGATAAGTACTTCAACAGGTATCACTTCTGGCAACCCCGGAGCGCACTATGTATTTGGAACAAGCAATAACAATATCGCTGGAGCTTATCCAAGCCGGTTATCTAATCCATACCTGACATGGGAAACTTCCGAGCAGACCAATATTGGTATAGACGCCAAATTTAGCAATAATCGTTTGGACATTGTTACCGATTTCTATATAAAAACTACCAAAGACTGGTTGGTTACGGCGCCCGTACTGGCCACAACAGGTACAAGACCACCTTTTATCAATGGTGGAGACGTCAAGAATACAGGGGTTGAGCTTGCGGTCAATTGGTCTGACCGCGTCAATGAACTGAAATATAACTTTGGTGTCAATGGTGCTTATAACAAAAATAAAGTTGGTCAGATTCCGACTGAAGACGGTATTATTCATGGTCGAACAGCTATGCTTTATGACAACTCGGAAGAGTTTTATCGTGCTGAAAACGGTCAGCCGATTGGATATTTTTGGGGATATAAAACCGATGGTTTATTTCAGAACCAAGCCGAAATTGATGCATGGAGAGATGCTGGAAAGGGTGTTCTACAGGCAGACGTACGACCTGGTGATGTCAGGTATGTAGACCAAAATGGCGATGGTGTTATAAACGCCACCGATAAAGTAAATCTCGGTGTAGGTATGCCAAGTTTTACCTATGGATTTAATCTAGGCTTAGATTATAAAGGAGTCGATTTTTCAATACAGGCCTATGGATCCGTAGGAAACAAGATCGTACAGTCCTATCGCAACCACGCGAACAAACAAGGAAACTACACCACACGGATCTTGGACAGATGGACTGGTGAAGGCACTTCCAATACCATACCAAGGGTTACCGAAACAAATGTCAACTGGCAATTCTCCGATCTCTACCTGCAAGATGGCGATTTTCTGCGCATCAGTAACATTACATTGGGTTATGATCTATCCAAAGTTCTCCGCTGGAAATTCACCAATCAGATCCGCTTCTACGTACAGGGACAAAATCTATTCACGTTCACCAAATACGACGGTATGGACCCCGAAATCGGTTACGGCACGGATGGTTGGGTTTCAGGTATAGACTTAGGTTATTATCCACGACCTAAAAGTGTCTTGTTCGGTCTAAACGTTAAATTTTAA
- a CDS encoding RagB/SusD family nutrient uptake outer membrane protein produces the protein MNKSHFIYSSFLMSALLFNSCSSSFLDVEPMTSVLESNFYKTVADADMALVGCYDGYQRTVSNGSQSFYLTAEVAADQCFGGTGTTDGRAFQAIDRFDISESSSDNNIFDGTWSDYYAGIFRTNTLLGKLDGTDFANQTAARARIEGETKFLRALMYFDLVRLFEKVPLLTSATNENIPQADPKDVYKLIVEDLKFAASHIPADAYPKSAAGINDGRATPLAAKALLARVYLFYTGYYGTEDIGVTKAEALAGLEDVISSGQFALVQNFSALWPAASYVPNKTNNSLDISKYIGKGNSEVVFAQKFNNTSNYNGYVDGNRWIVFLGLRGKSWSPYGQGWGACTVSKNFFNKFSNNDTRKEASIIDIDGEGITNFDLRDQREYTGYTVKKYAPTALPDGTTNTGGEKDMQLSQDQDYFVIRYADVLLMAAELGSGNAQKYFDDVRKRAYKSNFTAAAVSKAAILREREFEFAFEGIRYWDVLRQGLNNAAGILETSEDVLSGSVPEKVTVKKENFLKTRGFMQIPNKQITLSNGVLKQNDGWN, from the coding sequence ATGAATAAATCTCATTTCATATACAGTTCTTTTTTAATGTCGGCCTTACTGTTCAACTCTTGTTCATCCAGTTTTCTCGATGTCGAGCCGATGACAAGTGTTTTAGAAAGTAATTTCTATAAAACAGTAGCCGATGCAGATATGGCCTTAGTGGGTTGTTACGATGGTTATCAGCGTACTGTGTCCAATGGTAGCCAGTCCTTTTATTTAACAGCTGAGGTTGCCGCAGACCAGTGTTTTGGCGGTACAGGTACGACAGATGGGCGTGCATTTCAGGCGATCGATCGGTTTGATATTTCAGAATCCTCTTCAGATAACAATATTTTTGATGGTACCTGGTCAGATTATTATGCCGGTATTTTTAGAACGAATACCCTTTTGGGTAAATTGGACGGGACAGACTTTGCTAATCAAACCGCTGCTAGAGCAAGGATTGAGGGGGAAACAAAATTTTTACGCGCCTTGATGTACTTTGATCTGGTGCGTTTATTTGAAAAAGTCCCTTTGCTAACGAGTGCTACTAATGAAAATATACCCCAAGCAGATCCTAAGGATGTATACAAACTGATCGTCGAAGATCTTAAGTTTGCGGCAAGTCATATTCCTGCAGATGCCTATCCAAAATCGGCAGCAGGAATCAATGATGGTCGGGCAACGCCTTTAGCGGCAAAAGCATTATTAGCACGTGTCTATTTATTTTATACCGGATACTATGGTACTGAAGATATAGGTGTCACTAAAGCCGAAGCACTCGCCGGATTAGAAGATGTGATCAGCAGTGGGCAGTTTGCTTTAGTACAAAACTTCAGCGCGCTATGGCCGGCAGCGAGTTACGTTCCCAACAAAACCAACAACTCGTTAGATATATCCAAGTATATCGGAAAAGGGAATTCAGAAGTGGTGTTTGCGCAAAAGTTCAATAATACCTCCAACTATAATGGTTATGTTGATGGCAATCGCTGGATCGTTTTCTTAGGGCTCAGAGGTAAAAGCTGGTCTCCTTATGGCCAAGGATGGGGTGCCTGTACCGTTAGTAAAAACTTCTTTAATAAATTTAGTAATAATGATACGCGAAAAGAAGCCTCTATCATTGACATCGATGGAGAGGGCATTACTAATTTTGATCTGAGAGATCAACGTGAATATACCGGATATACCGTAAAGAAATATGCGCCAACCGCTTTACCGGACGGAACGACCAATACGGGAGGAGAGAAAGATATGCAGCTTTCTCAAGATCAGGATTATTTTGTGATCCGTTATGCCGATGTATTACTGATGGCTGCAGAGCTGGGTTCGGGCAATGCTCAAAAATATTTTGATGATGTGCGAAAAAGAGCTTATAAAAGCAACTTCACAGCTGCCGCTGTATCCAAGGCTGCAATTTTAAGAGAAAGAGAATTTGAGTTTGCCTTCGAGGGAATTCGTTATTGGGACGTTTTAAGACAGGGATTAAATAATGCTGCGGGCATACTGGAAACTTCCGAAGATGTGCTCAGTGGTTCTGTTCCTGAAAAAGTCACCGTTAAAAAAGAGAACTTCTTAAAGACAAGAGGTTTTATGCAGATTCCTAATAAACAGATTACCCTATCCAATGGCGTGCTAAAACAAAATGACGGATGGAATTAG
- a CDS encoding glycoside hydrolase family 43 protein, translating to MKRIVLSMCTIFMVFVTQLALAQMGFKNPVIKGFNPDPSICRVGDDFYLVTSSFEYFPGLPIYHSKDLVNWRQIGHCLTRESQLKLQDVGSSRGLFAPSIRYHDGLYYVICTNVSDKGNFYCTAENPAGPWSDPVWVDIKSIDPDIFWDEDGKSYFVTQGEEGIGVTEIELLTGKLLSNEKLVWAGTGGRFPEAPHIYKKDDYYYLLLGEGGTEYAHSASIGRSRSIWGPYESCPLNPILSHSNRRGQANPIQGVGHADFIQAADGSWWTVFLGFRVTHPYSYYHILGRETFLAPVSWPKNGWPQVNGNGTIQLDMNVPTLPKKPFAVATVRDDFDSETLNLQWQYLRNPDSSKYAFNTRMGSLCMWSSLGTLNETKPLSFIGRRQTEHDFEASTALEFFSDTEFEEAGMTLLQTSSHHYDFFIRRKGNGYCIQLRAIVGSLKYIVAEREISTNQVVLKIKGTAQEYQFGQIDPKSGRFESIGKLDTRYLSTEVAGGFTGVMIGLYSTSNGYRTKAKVFYDWFDYFTS from the coding sequence ATGAAACGAATTGTATTAAGTATGTGTACCATATTTATGGTATTTGTCACGCAATTAGCATTAGCGCAGATGGGGTTTAAGAACCCCGTTATAAAAGGTTTTAATCCGGATCCTAGCATATGTCGGGTTGGAGATGATTTTTATTTAGTAACATCATCATTCGAGTATTTCCCTGGGTTGCCCATTTATCATAGTAAAGATCTTGTGAACTGGCGACAGATTGGTCATTGTCTCACACGTGAGTCGCAGCTTAAATTACAAGATGTAGGATCTTCTAGAGGGTTATTTGCTCCATCTATCCGTTATCACGATGGACTTTATTATGTGATATGTACCAACGTATCCGATAAAGGGAATTTTTATTGTACTGCAGAAAATCCAGCAGGACCATGGAGCGATCCTGTCTGGGTAGACATCAAGAGTATTGATCCAGATATCTTTTGGGATGAAGATGGAAAAAGTTATTTCGTTACACAGGGAGAAGAGGGTATAGGTGTGACCGAAATAGAACTGCTTACAGGAAAATTACTTTCTAACGAGAAGTTAGTTTGGGCAGGCACAGGTGGGCGTTTTCCTGAAGCACCACATATTTACAAAAAAGACGATTATTATTATTTGTTACTTGGAGAAGGAGGGACTGAATATGCACATAGCGCGAGTATTGGACGAAGTCGATCAATATGGGGTCCCTACGAATCTTGTCCACTAAACCCTATTTTGAGCCATTCGAACAGGAGAGGGCAAGCAAATCCAATTCAGGGGGTAGGACATGCCGACTTCATCCAAGCAGCAGATGGATCTTGGTGGACCGTATTTTTGGGATTCAGAGTTACGCATCCTTACAGTTATTACCATATTTTAGGTAGAGAAACATTTTTAGCTCCAGTGAGTTGGCCAAAAAATGGTTGGCCCCAGGTCAATGGAAACGGAACTATTCAGCTGGATATGAATGTTCCAACTTTACCCAAGAAACCTTTCGCAGTAGCAACTGTTAGAGATGATTTTGATAGTGAAACATTAAATTTACAATGGCAATATCTGCGCAATCCAGATTCTTCAAAGTATGCGTTTAATACCCGTATGGGTTCTTTATGTATGTGGAGTAGTCTGGGTACACTCAATGAAACTAAACCACTCTCTTTTATTGGGCGTCGACAAACAGAACATGATTTTGAAGCAAGTACAGCACTCGAATTTTTCTCTGATACAGAATTCGAAGAAGCTGGAATGACATTATTGCAAACAAGTTCTCATCATTACGATTTTTTTATTAGACGCAAAGGTAATGGCTATTGCATACAGTTGAGAGCGATAGTCGGGTCTCTTAAATATATTGTTGCGGAAAGGGAAATTTCGACCAATCAAGTTGTGTTGAAGATCAAAGGAACAGCACAAGAATATCAATTTGGTCAGATAGATCCCAAAAGCGGAAGATTTGAGTCAATAGGCAAATTAGACACACGATACTTAAGTACTGAAGTTGCTGGAGGATTTACAGGTGTGATGATCGGGCTGTATTCAACTTCCAATGGATATCGGACAAAAGCTAAGGTTTTCTATGACTGGTTTGATTATTTCACCAGCTAA
- a CDS encoding TetR/AcrR family transcriptional regulator: protein MKISEFVHQSLNEIAPAIEQYGFDNITTDHIINATNISRSRLLSHFGGLHGLLELVMLDQIAKCFNYIYEKTIPSKNIDEALIQFHRYRSEYIESSSLLQIYHKEKYKQSKRIIQLKAEIDQIEIHEKNRFIHNYKNLKKSK from the coding sequence ATGAAAATTTCAGAATTTGTACATCAAAGTTTAAACGAAATAGCTCCAGCAATAGAGCAATACGGTTTTGATAACATAACTACTGATCATATTATAAATGCGACAAATATATCTAGAAGTCGATTACTGAGTCATTTTGGTGGATTACATGGGCTTTTAGAATTAGTAATGCTGGATCAAATTGCTAAGTGTTTTAATTATATTTATGAAAAAACAATTCCATCCAAAAATATAGATGAAGCTCTTATTCAATTTCACCGTTATAGAAGTGAATATATTGAAAGTAGTAGCCTTTTACAAATTTATCATAAAGAAAAATACAAACAATCGAAACGAATCATACAATTAAAAGCAGAAATTGATCAAATAGAAATACATGAGAAAAATAGATTTATTCATAATTATAAGAATTTAAAAAAAAGCAAATAA
- a CDS encoding universal stress protein produces the protein MQTIIVATNFSKDADNALNFAIKALKGKNYQIVLFNFFSPSIHVLNARLPADKLDRLTFIRKEILQDMVDSISKNHEIPAIPYFATGDFITALTSCIKLFDAKLIILGMAEKSLGQDLLGNTTTMIINKVKCPILSIPSNVSYKGITKVLFACDIDRGVHKKVLENVREFAHNFGATVDIFHVNKYSNRPTEPTKINNILEFLSDTEATFIDVHAESVINAIEKEIKSSDADILIMIPYKYGFWNSIIHRSLTRKMASASNIPLLSIQL, from the coding sequence ATGCAAACTATTATAGTAGCAACTAATTTTTCTAAAGATGCGGATAATGCTTTGAATTTTGCTATAAAAGCTCTTAAAGGAAAAAATTATCAGATTGTACTCTTCAATTTCTTTTCGCCTTCAATTCATGTGCTGAATGCACGACTTCCTGCAGATAAATTAGATAGACTTACATTTATACGTAAGGAAATATTACAAGATATGGTAGATTCGATATCTAAAAATCATGAAATACCTGCTATTCCATATTTTGCTACAGGTGATTTTATAACAGCTTTAACAAGTTGCATAAAATTGTTTGATGCGAAGCTAATTATACTTGGTATGGCAGAAAAAAGTCTTGGTCAAGATTTACTCGGGAACACTACAACTATGATAATTAATAAAGTAAAGTGTCCGATACTAAGCATACCTTCAAATGTAAGTTATAAAGGAATAACTAAAGTACTTTTTGCTTGTGATATTGATCGTGGTGTTCACAAAAAAGTTCTTGAAAATGTTCGAGAATTTGCTCATAATTTTGGTGCCACTGTTGATATCTTTCATGTAAATAAATATTCAAATAGACCAACAGAGCCCACTAAAATTAATAACATTTTAGAATTCCTTTCAGATACGGAGGCAACGTTCATAGATGTTCATGCAGAATCGGTAATAAATGCTATTGAAAAGGAAATTAAATCATCCGATGCAGATATTTTAATAATGATCCCTTATAAATATGGTTTTTGGAATTCTATTATTCATAGAAGTTTAACCAGGAAAATGGCTTCAGCATCTAACATACCTTTACTTTCAATTCAACTATAA
- a CDS encoding porin family protein — protein sequence MKKLILASALIGLSLYGKAQQVEIIPKVGINVSKQSINSISGEKMKVRFQGGLGVNIFTGIKNFSIQPEINYIGKGTTIKKDNIKKDLDLNYLELPILAKYSFGPVYVNAGPSIGLLLDKDSKLIQNYGEKLNKIDFGVQMGAGVALPAGPGKIIVDARYNLGLNDLGKISTIKNRGIMASFGYAIPF from the coding sequence ATGAAAAAATTAATCTTAGCAAGTGCTCTTATCGGTCTTAGTTTATATGGAAAAGCACAACAAGTTGAAATTATTCCAAAAGTTGGTATTAATGTTTCAAAACAAAGTATTAATAGCATATCTGGTGAAAAAATGAAAGTTAGATTTCAAGGTGGATTGGGCGTAAATATTTTTACAGGAATTAAAAATTTCTCGATTCAACCAGAGATAAATTATATTGGAAAAGGAACGACCATAAAAAAAGATAATATTAAAAAGGACTTAGATCTTAATTATTTGGAATTACCTATTCTTGCGAAATACAGTTTTGGTCCTGTATACGTAAATGCCGGTCCTTCAATTGGATTATTATTGGATAAAGACTCTAAATTAATTCAAAATTATGGTGAGAAACTTAATAAAATAGATTTTGGTGTTCAGATGGGAGCCGGTGTAGCTCTACCTGCTGGACCAGGAAAAATCATTGTTGATGCTCGTTATAATTTAGGTCTTAATGATTTAGGAAAAATTTCTACTATTAAAAATCGTGGGATAATGGCTTCATTTGGTTATGCAATTCCATTTTAA
- a CDS encoding efflux RND transporter periplasmic adaptor subunit: protein MVKQEFKAKNNFNLYVAVFAFGIMFSSCGGQQEDGSYEQQPVNADFIELKESPTSIVESYPGTIEGTVNVDIRAQVTGYLETTYVKEGQYVQKGQSLFKIKSDVFNEQVNNSKASLQSALAAQANAQIELEKIRPLVQGKVVSDLQLKTAQAQYDATTAQVAQAKSAISSSQLNAAFAIIKAPVSGYIGRIPSRVGNLVTPSDANPLTTLSEIDQVFVYFNLNEAKFIEFMNDRKTDDGMNTVEIIMADGNRYANKGTVEIASGNIDRNTGTIALKAVFPNPDRILRSGGAARIILTKSLRSAIKLPMAGVKDIQDKFFVYVLADSNKVAMKPITINGRTGADYIVKSGVKPGDKIAVNSIDQLIEGVVVLPNIVSQDSLNN, encoded by the coding sequence ATGGTAAAGCAAGAATTCAAAGCAAAAAACAATTTCAATCTATACGTAGCCGTATTTGCTTTCGGTATTATGTTTAGTTCATGTGGCGGACAACAAGAAGACGGATCATACGAACAGCAACCTGTAAATGCTGATTTTATCGAACTAAAAGAGTCTCCGACTAGCATTGTAGAATCTTATCCGGGTACCATTGAAGGTACAGTCAATGTAGATATTAGAGCTCAAGTTACTGGTTACCTTGAGACGACATATGTAAAAGAAGGCCAATACGTTCAAAAAGGCCAGTCACTGTTTAAGATAAAGAGCGATGTTTTCAATGAACAGGTAAACAATAGTAAAGCATCTTTACAATCTGCACTAGCTGCACAAGCAAATGCACAAATTGAACTTGAAAAAATAAGACCGCTAGTTCAGGGGAAGGTTGTATCAGACTTACAGTTAAAGACTGCACAAGCGCAATATGATGCAACAACTGCTCAGGTAGCACAAGCTAAATCAGCAATAAGCTCTTCACAGCTAAACGCTGCTTTTGCGATTATTAAGGCACCAGTAAGTGGTTATATCGGCCGCATTCCGAGTAGGGTCGGAAACTTGGTAACCCCTAGCGATGCTAATCCATTAACAACATTATCGGAAATTGATCAAGTATTTGTTTACTTCAATCTCAATGAAGCAAAATTTATTGAATTTATGAATGATCGAAAAACAGATGATGGAATGAATACGGTGGAAATTATTATGGCTGATGGTAATCGATACGCTAACAAAGGGACTGTCGAAATTGCTAGTGGAAATATTGACCGTAATACAGGTACTATCGCATTAAAGGCTGTGTTTCCAAACCCAGATAGGATTTTACGTTCAGGTGGCGCAGCCCGTATTATTTTAACTAAAAGTCTTAGAAGTGCCATTAAACTTCCTATGGCAGGAGTAAAAGATATTCAAGATAAATTTTTCGTTTATGTGCTTGCAGATAGTAATAAGGTAGCCATGAAACCGATCACGATAAACGGAAGAACGGGTGCTGATTATATTGTTAAATCAGGGGTAAAACCAGGTGATAAAATAGCTGTAAACAGTATAGATCAGCTAATAGAAGGAGTTGTGGTATTACCGAATATAGTGAGCCAAGACTCATTGAATAATTAA